ATCAAGACACCTCCTGTCCTACACGTGCATCATGGACTGAATCATTGCTACTCTCCCTTCAGGGatggctacaaggccctcccccacacTGTAATAATTGCATCCATTCTGCTTCTTCtcacctataggcagaaacttaaGCAGGAAGCACACAAAGTAAGGACTGTTCAACGTTGGCAATTCagcggctcagacacgagacgtacagtacctgtcaaaagtatggacacaactactcattccagttttttaaaactatttctacatagaataatagtgaagacatctgtcatcatgaagtgctttgagaggctcgCTAAGgaacatatcacctccaccttacccaacatcctagacccactacaattcacataccgcctcaacagatccatGGACGtcgcaatcgccattgcactgcatactgccctatcccatctggacaagagaaatacctttgtaagaatgctgttcatcgactacagctcagccttcaagcCCATCATTAAGCTCAGggaccctgggtctgaacccctccctgtgcaactgcgTCATGGGCTTCCTGATGGGCCGACTCCAAGTGAAGAAGGTCGGCAACAACACCTCTGCTACGCTGATcgtcaacacaggggccccacaggcGTAAGTGCTcaggcccctcctgtactccctgttcacacatgactccgtggccaactcaatcatcaggtttgctgacgacacaacagtgataggcctgattaccaacaataacgagacagcctacagggaggaggtgagacccctggcagagtggtgccagaaaaataaacaaaacaaaggagctttCTCTGCAGGAGAATGCAGAGAAAGCACGatcccatccacatcgacagggctgcagagGAGAGGAAGCACTACCATCTAAAAGGCAGAgacagtacagatgcatcaaagctgggtacaagagactgataaacaggttatcagtgcctcttcaaccacaggaagctgaagaaattcaTCTTGGCCCGTAAGACCCCcataaacttctacagatgcaccattgagagcatcctgtcgggctgtatcaccgcccaGTAGGGCAATTGCACCATACGCAACCGCAGAGCTCTACAGGGGGTGGTGTagtctgcccaatgcatcaccaggggcacactgcctgccctccaggacatctactgcactctgtgtcacaggaaggccaagaaaatCATCAAGGATCTCAGCCACCCAaaccacggcctgttcaccccgctaccatctagaaggtagagaccagtacaggtgcatcaaagctgggacagagagactgagaaacagcttctatctccaggccatcagactgttaaatagtcaccaatAGCCGGcatctgcccagtaccctgccctaaacCTAAGTCACTGTTGCTAGCCAGCTACCACTAGGTActctaccctgtaccttagagactgctgttctatgtacatagagtcattgaacactgttcactttaataatgtgtaTATACTgaattctagtcatggttcatcctatataactactgctgtacacaccttctCTATACTGTTCATACACACCATTTTATATATATtccagactctgacattgctcgttctgatatttcttaatgtATTCCTTTTTACTTTTGGATTTTGTGTATTGTTTTGGATTTCTAGTTATAACTAAACTGTTAGAgtgagaaacacaagcatttttctacactTGCGATAACGTCTTCAAATCTGTTTATGTGATcagtaaactttgatttgatttgaccatccatgatttcaaaatgatagttttaaccatgttttaagGCTACACAGTGTttgtttatttacatttacattgtttacaaacattgtgGTAAAATATGCTTTTATTTTGGCTTCTCATGgtgtgtgacagttgaactaaactcatgaggcatttataagttatagtaaagaagaatcaatgggtatgcggcctcccgagtggtgcagcaatctgaagcactgcatcgcagtatcccgcgtcgtctgggttaggggagggtctggctggccaggatgtccttgtcccatcgcactctagcgaatCCCTGTGACGggtgacttcggtcgccagctgtatggcgtttcctccaacacattggtgtggctggtgtGGCTGGCTgacgggttaagcgagcagtgtgtcaagaagcgaGCAGTGTGGCGGCTTGATGAGGTTGattcggaggacgcatggttcTTGActttcacctctcccgagtccgtacgggagatgCAGCAATTGGACAAGACTGTAAAAACCAATTAGGATaacatgaaattggggagaaaaagggatacatcattatacccccccattctctcTAGTAAGTTGTTCCTTCCACTGTCAAACCAGTCCAGAGCACCTCTCCCTATTCTCCTTAGTATGTGGTTCCTTCCACTGTCAAACCAGTCCAGAGCACCTCTCCCTATTCTCCTTAGTATGTGGTTCCTTCCACTGTCAAACCAGTCCAGAGCACCTCTCCCTATTCTCCTTAGTATGTGGTTCCTTCCACCGTCAAACCAGTCCAGAGCACCTCTCCCTATTCTCCTTAGTATGTGGTTCCTTCCACTGTCAAACCAGTCCAGAGCACCTCTCCCTATTCTCCTTAGTATGTGGTTCCTTCCACTGTCAAACCAGTCCAGAGCACCTCTCCCTATTCTCCTTAGTATGTGGTTCCTTCCACTCTCCTTAGTATGTGGTTCCTTCCAGCACCTCTCCCTATTCTCCTTAGTATGTGGTTCCTTCCACTGCCAAACCAGTCCAGAGCACCTCTCCCTATTCTCCTTAGTATGTGGTTCCTTCCACCGTCAAACCAGTCCAGAGCACCTCTCCCTATTCTCCTTAGTATGTGGTTCCTTCCACTGTCAAACCAGTCCAGAGCACCTCTCCCTATTCTCCTTAGTATGTGGTTCCTTCCACTGCCAAACCAACCGGGCCAGAGACTAGAATCAGAAGGTGTCAGGTCGGAGTGTGTCTAAGGAGGAGCTCAGCTGAACAGCCCCATCCTGTTGCTACGTCAGCCTGCCTGCACAGCCGTTTTGCTCACAGTCACTTCACGCTGTCTTTATGTGCAAAGGGACGACATCACACAGCAGGCAGCAATGTGTCTCAATTAGAGCTAAATCTACGGGTGTTCTTGTTTCCCAGCAAACGGTTGAAAATGGGGACAAGCCGTTACAGTCTGCTGCACAAAGAGAACAAAGCAATGAAAGAATAGGATCAAAGCGTTGAGTCACAGAGGGGTGTTATTTGTAAGGTCTTGTCTCCTGATAATCAAGGCATGTGCTTATTAGTCTGTGTGATGTCTGCTTCAGCATTAGAAAGCTGTAACAGAAGACAAAGACCCCTGCACAGGTTTACCGGGTGAAAAGAGAGTACACTAGTTACCCAAAACAAACATTTTGTGCGTGCACTTTGTCATAGCAAATGAAGTAGGCATGTTTTTTCACTGCTGTCGAGCAACAGACCTTGAAGGTATGGGATACCTAATGTACTCATTTCTCATCcatttaaaattgattacaaCGTGAATCTAAAAACAGGATGTATAAGTGTTTACTTACAGTATATGTATTCATTTCAAATCAAAACATTTTCAGAATGTCCTTTTACAATGTACGGAGCTTTCTTGAATGTGGCCATCATAAACGTACTCTAATTTAACTATACAATTATTAGTATTTATCCTTTTATGGGTATTTCCATGGATCAACATTAGTAAAAATTCCTCACTAACATgactgcttcttctctctctctgtctctctatctgtaggTTCCAGGCTATGTGATGGACGACCGGCGcacctcatcctcctcctgctcctcgtCCTCCAGGCCATGCTGCCGCTCTGCTCTGGTGAACGCACCTGCCCTCACAGCTGCCGTTGTGAGGGGAAGATAGTCCACTGCGAGTCAGCTGGCTTCTTGGACGTCCCTGAGAACATCTCAGTGGGCTGCCAGGGCCTCTCTCTTCGCTACAACGACCTGCACACGCTGCTCCCCTACCAGTTTGCCCATCTCAACCAGCTCCTCTGGCTCTACATGGACCACAACCAGATCTCTTCTCTAGACAGTCGGGTCTTCCAGGGGGTTCGCAGGCTTAAAGAGCTGATCCTCAGCTCCAACAAGATCTCTCAGCTCCACAACGCCACCTTCCACGGGGTGCCCAACCTCCGCAGCCTGGACCTGTCCTACAACAAGCTGCAGATGCTGCAGCCGGGGCAGTTCCACGGCCTGAAGAAGCTGCAGAACCTCCACTTGCGCTCCAACGGCCTCACCATAGTCCCCATCCGGGCCTTCCTGGAATGCCGCAGCCTGGAGTTTCTGGACCTGGGCTACAACCGACTCCGGGCCCTCACCAGAACCACCTTCCTGGGGTTACAGAGGCTCATGGAGCTGCACCTGGAGCACAACCAGTTCTCCCGGATCAACTTCTTTCTGTTTCCACGTCTTGCTAACTTGCGGGCGCTCTACCTGCAGTGGAACCGCATCCGAGCAGTCAACCAGGGCCTTCCCTGGACTTGGCACACACTGCAGAAACTGGATCTGTCTGGCAATGAGATCCAGACCCTGGACCCTGCCGTGTTCCACTGCCTGCCTAACCTCCAGACCCTCAACCTGGAGTCCAACAAGCTGTCCAACGTGTCCCAGGAGGCAGTGTCTGCATGGATCTCCCTGAACTCTATCAACCTTGCAGGTaacgtgtgggactgtgggacagGCATCTGCCCCCTGGTGGCCTGGCTGAGGAACTTTCGTGGCACTAAAGACACAACCATGATATGCAGCAGCCCAAAGCAGCTCCAGGGAGAGAAGATCATGGAGGCTACGAGGAACAATGGAATTTGTGAGGAAACTGATTACTTTCAGACAGAAACCCCTTCACCAACCCCGGATTTCATTGAAACGACACCTGACCCAACCCCTGCCCCCACCAGCCCACTTCCACCCCTGCTTCCACCTACCACCCTGGCCCCCCTACCCCCACCTCGGCCTCAGGCCCCCCCCCGTCCTACTTTTTCCAGCCGGGTAAGGATTGACCCCAGAGACTCCCCTCCCCGGGCTCCGCCCTCCCTCCGCAGCCTGGTGGTGACTCAGCCCCCAGAGCTGGAGCACATGTCCTTCCACAAGGTGGTGGTGGGCAGCGTGGCACTCTTCTTCACCATGTCACTTGTCCTGACCGTCATCTACGTGTTATGGAGGCGCTACCCGAATGCGGCACGACTCCTGCAGCAGCGCTCCGTGGTGGGCCGCAAGCGGCGGAAAAAGAGCCCAGAGCCTGAGCAGAACCTGAGCTCCCAGCTGCAGGAGTATTACATGAGCTACAATCCAGCCGCCACCCCGGATGGCTTGGAGGTGCTGGGCAACGGGACCGGCTCCTGCACCTGCACCATCTCCGGCTCCAGGGAATGCGAGGTATGACCCATCGCATCAGCCTTTAAAAACAAAACTCAAAAAGCAAAAACACAAAGGCtcaagagagagaggtaaatccTTTTTCAGGCATGAACTGTTTAGAGAGACTTTGAATCAGGGCTAAGCACCCTTGACTCTTGGTTCATAACACGCTCGACttagaactttgaatgtttccaATTATTTCTGCAGTTTTCATTCATAAATCGAATTGGACACTGGAAACATGAAAATGACATTTAGAACCAGGAGGCAACGGTAACCTAGCTCAGGTTCAGAGAGCTACATTATTGCACTGCCACATGTGTTATTGGCTTAAATGCATTTTGTTCACTTTTTTGTTTGTATGGTTTATTTGCCAATCAGCTTATTTTTGTTCAGCGTTACACATCAGCAGCGTTTTGAAGCACAATTCTTAATCATGCCCACACTTTTTCTATGGCTCCACTGACAGATCTTGTATTTTGCACAATGTTTCCTGCTTCAAGGTCTCACACAAGTCATTGCTACGACATCATGGCATGGCTCACTGGATGCTTTGATATACAGAACCAGTAAaagtttggacgcacctactcattctggggtttttctttatttttactattttctgcattgtagaataattgtgaagacatcaaaactatgcaataacacatatggaatcatgtagtaaccaaacaagtgtttaACATATCATAATATACGTTATATTTtatgttcttcaaagtagccaccctttgccaagattgtgcaaagcagtcatcaaaggtatctctcaaccagctatgaggtagtcacctggaatgcattaaaattaacaggtgtgccttgttaaatgttaatttgtggaatttatttaatcaatcagttgtattgtgacgaggtaggggtggtatacataagatggccatatttggtaaaagaccaagtccatattatggcaagaacagctcaaataagcaaagagaaatgacagtccatccttACTTTAAGGTAATTACTTGAAGGTCAGTCAAGaacttcaagaactttgaaagtttcttcaagtgcagtcgcaaaaaccatcaagtgctatgatgaaactggctctcatgaggaccgccacaggaatggaagacccagagttacctctgctgcagagttcaagtaacagacacatctcaacatcaactgttcagaggagactgcgtgaatcaggccttcatggtcgaattgctgcaaagtaaccactactaaaggacaccaataataagatgagacttgcttgggccaagaaacacgagcaatggacattagactggtggaaatctgtcctttggtctgatgagtccaaatttgagagttttggttccaactgccgtgtctttgtgagacgcagagtagatgaacggatgatctctgcctgtgtggttcccaccgtgaagcatggaggaccAGGTATGATAGCGTGAGGGTGTTTTGCTGGtggcactgtcagtgatttatttagaattcaaggcacacttaaccagcatggctaccacagcattctgcagcaatacgccatcccatctaaattgcgcttagtgggactatcatttgtttttcaacaggacaatgtagaaaatagtaaaaataaagaaaaacctttgaatgagtaggtgtgtccaaccttttgactggtactatatatgtgtttgtttgtgtatgattGTACAAGTGTTTATTATGTGTAGTACACTCAATGTGTGTGAGTAagtgaatgtctgtgtgtgtgtgtgtttcgtccATAGGTGCTTTTCTTTCAAGGCCAAAATGAAAGACAGGACAGGGGTTAGCTTAAGGCTACTAGCTTGCCCCGTCTTGCCTAAACTAGAAAGGTTAGCTCTCCACCTCATGAGATGCCAAAAAAACAAACTCCAAATCGATTCAAGCCAAATCACAACATAGATTAATGAGGTATTGATCAACATCAGTTGGATGCCCCATAACAGCTCCCTGTCCTCTTATGTGGCAGAGTAGGAAAAGAAGATGTCCCAGTCCGCATGGCTGCATGCCCATTACTGGTGGTTTATTTCACTTCCTCAGTGGCCCTGTATGAGCCACATGGTCCACCTGCCTGCCAGGCTGCAGTAGCTACGACCCTGTTTAGCCTAATCTCTTTAGCCACTTAACTCAACAGTCTGTTTAGTAAAATAGTAGAGGGCATAGTGGAAGGGGCATTAGCTCCCGCCTGTTTTGGGAAGATTTATGGTAATCTCAAAAGAGCCATAGCGATACGTGTAATCCCAAATCATATGAAATGCTCATTAATGCGGATGGATCCCCCCGACCTGCCAAGATGAGGCACCTATTTATACCCAATACCAGGGTAATTACAATCACCAGCCGTCGTACCGCGGCAGGGTTTGATCTCAGGAAGCATGTTTTCCTACACAGATGTGCTGTTTCAtaacaggatattcacctgaagtGATTTCGTAAAAGGGGATTATTTATGTTCAGAGAGGAACTGTTtcggaaggaggagagagaaaaaaatggcaGAAAGTAATCTGTTTATTACACTCCACTGGAAGGAACCGAAGATCACTGGAAGCAAAAATTAAAACCCTGTAAAATGTTTGGTTTGTATAACGAGGAAATGAATTGACACACTCAGTGGTTTTACAGGTTGAATGAATGATTCCATGACAGTGCTGCAAAACCAAACAAGTCCACAGAGCCCATGTTATCCATATTAATTATCACATTCAACATTAGCCTTTCTGCTGACTGCAGTTTGCTCAATTCTTTTATCAAGAGTTTAGATTTTTGCTCCGTAAGCCTCCAACATCATTAATTGTATTGAAGGAATAAGGCGTTTATTTAATATCCGAACTCTCATGGCACCGAGGTCAAATTTTTATCCTGCTCAAAACCTTTTCTAGTAATTTCTATATGCCTAACGTTTCATTAGTTATTTCAGAAATATGACATGAATCACCTATAGGCACCAAGCTACCAAGACATTCATTATAATTCCTCTGACTGGCAAAGCAACTCCATGACAAGGAGAGCTGTTGCGTATAACTAATTATTTTTGCACTCTGTCAACGCGTTATGCCCTTAATCCATGGAAATAGAAAGACCTCTTATTACCTGCAGTGTGATTAACTCAACTTTAAAGGCTGGCATATTATTTCTGATTGGAACTTAATTTAATTCAATCTGAGTTTCTCTCAGACAATGCATAGATTTTCCCATAAGTGGATCGCAAGTCCTGTACTTAATTTTtttttcatggaaacatggcagTGATTTGAAATACAAATGTGTTTCTTCCGATTACAGTGACAATGTGATCTCATCCCCTCAAACACAGACACtcttctccctgttctctgcAATGTACTAAAGGGGGTCTGCAGAAGTTTTTTTTCTATGTTATGTTGTTGCTCATTTCGGTGAACGTTTAATAATTGAGGAGCAGGCGTCAGCTCGGTTTAACTTGATGAAAGAGCCATATTGCCGGCCAGCAAAGCTGGCTGTGCCTTTCATTATGGCTCAGTGCGGTGCAGGCAGTCCCAACGGAAAACGGTGGGAAAGACTGGGAGCTGCGGCATGCTCTCAACTGTGCCTGTGATGAAAAAAGAAACAGTCAGGATGAGAGAGGAATGCTGCATACCGGGTCAAAACCCAATTAAAGCACAGAGGAGAAAGTATCAGAGATGGTGTGATTTTTCCTCAGTGGCTGTTTCAATTTGGTTATGTTCGGACTCACCTAAACTTTAATTCAGAATGTGGCCGGTGATACTTTGTTTCTTGTAAGTACAATAccttgaaaacttgactgctgacatgcaagCATTTTAGGACTGTATCAACACAACAGTGGACTACtgaaaaacattttgggactgtatcaacagtgaactattgaaaaacattttgggactgtatcaacagtgaaCTATTgaaaaacatttagggactgtatcaacagtggactactgaaaaacattttgggactgtatcaacagtgaaCTATTGAAAAACAAAATAGATGTATACTTTTTGGATTTTCCCTTTAAAAAtaaatagtttcaccatattttacatttatattgtatattttagtcatttagcaaacactcttatccagagcatctTACATTTAGTGCCTTCATCTATCTTAATTTAGCGagctgggacaaccacatatcacaggcatagtaagtacacttttcctcaataaatcagcagggctagacgtcttggttcatttttttatttgtatttattttaaaaaacaagttcagttcacataacagcGCTGACCTTAAAATGAGTGATATTTTTGATTTTTACATTAAAATTAATCACAAAGCCCATTAAATAATTATGATCTTCAGAAATGACTATGTCAAAGCAACAacataactagggctttacaatgatggtgaaaacctGGAGAAAGGTTGAGGTTAAGTAGCTTAAAATATCCAGAGTAGTCACAAGAGTGTGTAGAGAGGAACATGTTAAAATGCTGAATTTCAGGactttagcaagtctttattttatttaaccaggcaagtcagttaagaacaaattcttattttcattgacagcctaggaacagtgggttaactgcctgttcaggggcagaacgacagatttgtaccttgtcagcgcgggggtttgaacttgcaactttccggttactagtccaatgctctcaccactaggctaccctcatatcatttgttttttaatgtggtctatattaaaggacacttcatttaatataacaggcttttaaaatcaATGTTTTACTTAAAACATGTAAAGGGTCACAAAAGGGACTTATTTTGTGGAACGGCCTTTTGTAAGGAGGCATGTCTCTTGCATACTAAATCAGACTTAAGTCTTCTTCCTTCTCAAAACTCTAATAATTGAGAAGAAGTCGACCATGCATTTTGCCCCAAGAGCTCAAATAGAGGAGATTTACATTCAGGCAGCTCCAAAACACTAGAATTTGTATTTAATTACCTGTACAGTGCCCCCCTCTGACATTTCTTttcaaatagagagaaagagtgttTTCTTGGCAGTGGTAATGGAAAATAGCACTGAGATATAGCAAACTGAGAGCATAGTCACAATACCTTTTCATATGGTACAAGTCATAACAGAGATGTATTTGATCTTATTGGCTGAAACACAATGAACCACTCAGGAAATAACAGCCAAGGTTTATGATGAAAAACAGTGGTTAGGTGCAATTCATGGAATAATTTTACATTGAAGAGTGCTTATCATGATAAGCATTCAATCAGCATGATAGTTTGAGTATTAGTATGGTGCATTGTTTCAATTGAGTAAGCCACTTTTCCTCATCAGGAAATTATGAGCTACTCTCCGCTCACCACTACTGGATAGAACTGTTTCAGTCATCTGTTAAGTGATTGAACATTGTCTGCTTCCTCGATGGATATGGTCAGAATAGGCCGTTTAAAGGCACTTAACAGTCACCAGCTTATGAGCAGTTTTATGTTCCCTTTCATCTGAAACCTAAAGTGAACTGCTTCTCATAAACCAAGTCCCTCACATGTACACGCCTTTCCGGTGGCCTCAAGGGCACCGTCCCACTCCTGACACCAATGTAGCGAATTTCGGGGGGGTAGCCCAAAGATGTTGGCTTGACAGCAGCAGGCTTgacgaggtcgctaggtgttgggttaaggtTGCTACAGTATGTTTATTAGTGTGATATCTTGTTTGTTATGATTGTGAACATATTGCTCAATATGAGTGCTCGGAACAGGCTACAGGCTACCTCAACGGCCGTGGAAATTCAACTGAAAAATAAATGTACAGTATTAGGATTTTTGTGTCAGATATTTCCATGTCATAAGATTTCAAGTCAGGTATAACTAACTACCTTTTTGATCTGCATCTCTACTCAAAGAGACCTGCCCCCTATTCAAAGCCCTCTATGTATGTAAGAAGGTAAAATGTTCTTTACTTTCAAATAAACTATCATTTTGTTTTCATACCCCTGGATATTTATCTAGATTCTAGATATCGCTGCTGACATGATCTTGTACAATATATCGGAATCTTTGCATTGTGATCCAAAATCCAATATAATATTACATGTGTCAGACAGACACATGAATAAAAATCTGTGTCAAATCAGTGCCGCTATTGAGGGATTGTTCATGTCTATCTTGTGTTAGGGGAAACAAATGGATCCTCCATTGGATCCCCTTTCATACCAGGACTACCCTGCAGCACAGAGTGACTTTCAGAGATGCCCCTCCTCCCCTAAAACAGCTTTGAAGACTGGGGGCATGTCACGCAGCCCGACAAAGGCCTCCCTTGGCCAATTTCCCTTCAAGTCCCGTTCGACTTGACAGGCATTCCTCCAAACACCATTTACAGAATGCTTTCATTCTCCActgcctctccatctctttctccccccgttctctctcgctttccctgCCTCATCGGCTTTAAGTAGCCATTAAGTGCTTAAACGCACACATTCCACTGAGGCTTCTTAATGAATATCCAATAGGTTCTGGTTTGATATTTTGTCCCCATTTATCAAATCCCGTCTCATCCCTCTTAACGGGATCTATGGTCTGCAAGAGAGCTGCTTAATGTTTTCGTCATCTGATCCATTTTCAATTACACTTTAATTATGAATTCACTGATAAGTTAATTGATTCAGTGATCAGGTCAATATTGTCTCCGTAAAGAATAGGGGTGTGGGATAGTCTCACGGTTGGAGGGTTTAGGTGGAGGATGATGAACTAGTCCCTGAACACTCTCCATCCATCTCGACATCACACTGCCAAGGAGAGTCTAAATCTGTCTATAAAAAGACAGTGACTGACAGAAACAAGGCTAAATAGCATTGAGGCCTGTGAGGCAAACGCATGATCCACCCGATGGTTCTTTCATGCCAATGTTGTTATCCCAAGCTTGAACTCCTCAGTTCTGTTTCTTAGGGGCATGGCTTTGTTCCTCCTTGCCTAGATTGCAGGCATGACCTGAAATTGGTGCCAGTGTGCAGTAGCTCCACAGGACGCCCAGTGTGAAGACTGTGGCTGGATGGATAGGATACCCCAGGCCTATGCAGGTTATTCCCTCGTCCCAATCCACCCGCACTACAAATCAAagcaaatcttatttgtcacatgctccgaatacaacaggtgtagaccttaccgtgaaatgcttaattacaaccccttaaccaacaacgaagttcaagaaatagagctaagaaaacatttactaaataatctaaggtgaaaaaaatataaaaacagaaaAAGAGTAACACAAGGAAATTAcagtacataacaataacgaggctatatatagggggtacctgGACTGAGTCAATGTAAGGTGActacgcatagataataaacagagtggaGCAGTAGTGTAAAAACAAAAAGGGGGGGGGACAATGTAAATaatccaggtggccatttgattaattgttcagccgtcttacggcttgggggtagaagctgttaaggggccttttggtcctagacttagtgctccggtaccgcttgacgtgcggtagcacagagaacagtctatgacttgggtgactggagttgtTGACAATTATTtgggccttcatctgacaccgcctagtatataggtcctggatgtcaggaagcttggccccattgatgtactgtgccgtactaccctctgtagcgcagatgccgagcagttgtcataccaggcggtgatgcatccattcaggatgctctcgatggtgcagctgtagaacatttttaGGATCTGGGAACCCATGACAACTCTTTCcagtctcctgaggtggaaaaggtgttgtgccctcttcacaactgtcttggtgcgtttggaccatgatagttcattggttatgtggacaccaaggaacttgaaactctcgac
This region of Oncorhynchus masou masou isolate Uvic2021 chromosome 8, UVic_Omas_1.1, whole genome shotgun sequence genomic DNA includes:
- the LOC135544401 gene encoding leucine-rich repeat transmembrane neuronal protein 4-like, whose translation is MGSRLCDGRPAHLILLLLLVLQAMLPLCSGERTCPHSCRCEGKIVHCESAGFLDVPENISVGCQGLSLRYNDLHTLLPYQFAHLNQLLWLYMDHNQISSLDSRVFQGVRRLKELILSSNKISQLHNATFHGVPNLRSLDLSYNKLQMLQPGQFHGLKKLQNLHLRSNGLTIVPIRAFLECRSLEFLDLGYNRLRALTRTTFLGLQRLMELHLEHNQFSRINFFLFPRLANLRALYLQWNRIRAVNQGLPWTWHTLQKLDLSGNEIQTLDPAVFHCLPNLQTLNLESNKLSNVSQEAVSAWISLNSINLAGNVWDCGTGICPLVAWLRNFRGTKDTTMICSSPKQLQGEKIMEATRNNGICEETDYFQTETPSPTPDFIETTPDPTPAPTSPLPPLLPPTTLAPLPPPRPQAPPRPTFSSRVRIDPRDSPPRAPPSLRSLVVTQPPELEHMSFHKVVVGSVALFFTMSLVLTVIYVLWRRYPNAARLLQQRSVVGRKRRKKSPEPEQNLSSQLQEYYMSYNPAATPDGLEVLGNGTGSCTCTISGSRECEV